One part of the Glycine soja cultivar W05 chromosome 11, ASM419377v2, whole genome shotgun sequence genome encodes these proteins:
- the LOC114374609 gene encoding TIMELESS-interacting protein-like isoform X1 — MVQCESDCREKMEGTGAGTATGCYKCGKPGHWSRDCPFSAPNPNPNSNTATTPNPNTPNPSSSSFKSRSATEKPKKLPRTKPKLTPELLLSDDGLGYVLRYFPREFKYRGRGHEVRDLGNLLRLYTEWHSRLLPYYSFNQFVHKVEKVAATRRVKTCLRELRERVASGGDPTKLREPPVVHDIPSDEHGFSVSAEDGGATHQEADLFAEFENVNDIQEDMLNDIYDKATEEPSQSMHNVIGTSMASESNATEKTSEENGSSQSGKAEITEEQRARMEANRLKALERRAEITEEQRARMEANRLKALERRAALSQASQL, encoded by the exons ATGGTGCAATGCGAGAGTGATTGCAGAGAAAAAATGGAGGGAACAGGAGCAGGAACCGCAACAGGGTGTTACAAGTGCGGCAAACCTGGTCACTGGTCACGAGATTGCCCTTTCTCCGCTCCCAATCCAAACCCTAACTCTAACACCGCCACCACTCCCAATCCCAATACTCCAAATCCTTCTTCGTCTTCTTTCAAGTCCAGATCCGCCACCGAAAAGCCCAAGAAGCTCCCCCGAACAAAACCCAAACTCACACCGGAGCTTCTTCTCTCCGACGACGGCCTCGGTTACGTCCTCCGCTATTTCCCTCGCGAGTTCAAATACCGTGGTCGCGGCCACGAG GTTCGCGATTTGGGTAATCTGCTTCGGTTGTACACCGAATGGCACTCTCGCTTGCTCCCTTATTACTCTTTCAATCAGTTTGTTCACAAAGTAGAGAAAGTTGCTGCTACTAGGCGTGTAAAG ACTTGCCTTAGAGAATTGAGAGAAAGAGTTGCAAGTGGTGGAGATCCAACAAAACTGCGTGAACCACCTGTTGTGCATGACATTCCATCTGATGAGCACG GATTTTCTGTATCTGCTGAAGATGGGGGAGCAACTCATCAAGAGGCAGATTTGTTTGCAGAATTCGAAAATGTTAATGACATTCAGGAAGATATGCTTAATGATATATATGATAAAGCTACTGAA GAACCTTCTCAGTCCATGCACAATGTGATTGGCACTAGCATGGCTTCAGAAAGTAACGCAACTGAAAAGACATCAGAGGAAAATGGATCCAGCCAGTCTGGCAAAGCTGAGATAACAGAAGAACAGAGAGCCCGTATGGAAGCAAATAGGTTGAAGGCACTAGAAAGGCGAGCTGAGATAACAGAAGAGCAAAGAGCTCGTATGGAAGCAAATAGGTTGAAGGCACTAGAAAGGCGTGCTGCCTTATCACAGGCCTCCCAACTTTGA
- the LOC114374609 gene encoding TIMELESS-interacting protein-like isoform X2, which produces MVQCESDCREKMEGTGAGTATGCYKCGKPGHWSRDCPFSAPNPNPNSNTATTPNPNTPNPSSSSFKSRSATEKPKKLPRTKPKLTPELLLSDDGLGYVLRYFPREFKYRGRGHEVRDLGNLLRLYTEWHSRLLPYYSFNQFVHKVEKVAATRRVKTCLRELRERVASGGDPTKLREPPVVHDIPSDEHEDGGATHQEADLFAEFENVNDIQEDMLNDIYDKATEEPSQSMHNVIGTSMASESNATEKTSEENGSSQSGKAEITEEQRARMEANRLKALERRAEITEEQRARMEANRLKALERRAALSQASQL; this is translated from the exons ATGGTGCAATGCGAGAGTGATTGCAGAGAAAAAATGGAGGGAACAGGAGCAGGAACCGCAACAGGGTGTTACAAGTGCGGCAAACCTGGTCACTGGTCACGAGATTGCCCTTTCTCCGCTCCCAATCCAAACCCTAACTCTAACACCGCCACCACTCCCAATCCCAATACTCCAAATCCTTCTTCGTCTTCTTTCAAGTCCAGATCCGCCACCGAAAAGCCCAAGAAGCTCCCCCGAACAAAACCCAAACTCACACCGGAGCTTCTTCTCTCCGACGACGGCCTCGGTTACGTCCTCCGCTATTTCCCTCGCGAGTTCAAATACCGTGGTCGCGGCCACGAG GTTCGCGATTTGGGTAATCTGCTTCGGTTGTACACCGAATGGCACTCTCGCTTGCTCCCTTATTACTCTTTCAATCAGTTTGTTCACAAAGTAGAGAAAGTTGCTGCTACTAGGCGTGTAAAG ACTTGCCTTAGAGAATTGAGAGAAAGAGTTGCAAGTGGTGGAGATCCAACAAAACTGCGTGAACCACCTGTTGTGCATGACATTCCATCTGATGAGCACG AAGATGGGGGAGCAACTCATCAAGAGGCAGATTTGTTTGCAGAATTCGAAAATGTTAATGACATTCAGGAAGATATGCTTAATGATATATATGATAAAGCTACTGAA GAACCTTCTCAGTCCATGCACAATGTGATTGGCACTAGCATGGCTTCAGAAAGTAACGCAACTGAAAAGACATCAGAGGAAAATGGATCCAGCCAGTCTGGCAAAGCTGAGATAACAGAAGAACAGAGAGCCCGTATGGAAGCAAATAGGTTGAAGGCACTAGAAAGGCGAGCTGAGATAACAGAAGAGCAAAGAGCTCGTATGGAAGCAAATAGGTTGAAGGCACTAGAAAGGCGTGCTGCCTTATCACAGGCCTCCCAACTTTGA
- the LOC114374609 gene encoding TIMELESS-interacting protein-like isoform X3, with protein MVQCESDCREKMEGTGAGTATGCYKCGKPGHWSRDCPFSAPNPNPNSNTATTPNPNTPNPSSSSFKSRSATEKPKKLPRTKPKLTPELLLSDDGLGYVLRYFPREFKYRGRGHEVRDLGNLLRLYTEWHSRLLPYYSFNQFVHKVEKVAATRRVKTCLRELRERVASGGDPTKLREPPVVHDIPSDEHDGGATHQEADLFAEFENVNDIQEDMLNDIYDKATEEPSQSMHNVIGTSMASESNATEKTSEENGSSQSGKAEITEEQRARMEANRLKALERRAEITEEQRARMEANRLKALERRAALSQASQL; from the exons ATGGTGCAATGCGAGAGTGATTGCAGAGAAAAAATGGAGGGAACAGGAGCAGGAACCGCAACAGGGTGTTACAAGTGCGGCAAACCTGGTCACTGGTCACGAGATTGCCCTTTCTCCGCTCCCAATCCAAACCCTAACTCTAACACCGCCACCACTCCCAATCCCAATACTCCAAATCCTTCTTCGTCTTCTTTCAAGTCCAGATCCGCCACCGAAAAGCCCAAGAAGCTCCCCCGAACAAAACCCAAACTCACACCGGAGCTTCTTCTCTCCGACGACGGCCTCGGTTACGTCCTCCGCTATTTCCCTCGCGAGTTCAAATACCGTGGTCGCGGCCACGAG GTTCGCGATTTGGGTAATCTGCTTCGGTTGTACACCGAATGGCACTCTCGCTTGCTCCCTTATTACTCTTTCAATCAGTTTGTTCACAAAGTAGAGAAAGTTGCTGCTACTAGGCGTGTAAAG ACTTGCCTTAGAGAATTGAGAGAAAGAGTTGCAAGTGGTGGAGATCCAACAAAACTGCGTGAACCACCTGTTGTGCATGACATTCCATCTGATGAGCACG ATGGGGGAGCAACTCATCAAGAGGCAGATTTGTTTGCAGAATTCGAAAATGTTAATGACATTCAGGAAGATATGCTTAATGATATATATGATAAAGCTACTGAA GAACCTTCTCAGTCCATGCACAATGTGATTGGCACTAGCATGGCTTCAGAAAGTAACGCAACTGAAAAGACATCAGAGGAAAATGGATCCAGCCAGTCTGGCAAAGCTGAGATAACAGAAGAACAGAGAGCCCGTATGGAAGCAAATAGGTTGAAGGCACTAGAAAGGCGAGCTGAGATAACAGAAGAGCAAAGAGCTCGTATGGAAGCAAATAGGTTGAAGGCACTAGAAAGGCGTGCTGCCTTATCACAGGCCTCCCAACTTTGA
- the LOC114376605 gene encoding uncharacterized protein LOC114376605 isoform X2, producing the protein MAFLFQKFQEAVKTLAKNPAFARDPSQLQFEADINRLFLYTSYNLLGKNADEADAEEIIEIANKASFADQQMQVKENVHSQIKAFCTYMDEMLLPNEKRVNDPMELSQQENSSPHHSGLNSAKVVSKQRSYTQAEVSQKLKDQLGYKLNVKPSQISHKDSGQGLFLDGAADVGAVIAFYPGVVYSPAYYQYIPGYLDEQNPYLITRYDGTVIDAQPWGCGGEGPERFNGRKMLERKLDNEGAEKGSDRMSKPLEGSQVENDNENDDVERRNPLALAHFANHPAKGMLPNVMICPYDFPLTENNMRVYIPNILFGNAEVNIKRLGSFWFKSGVSRNSQSDVLTLKTVVLVATRSLQDEELLLNYRLSNSKKWPEWYAPVDEEEDIMTGKDESSQ; encoded by the exons ATGGCTTTTTTATTTCAGAAATTTCAAGAG GCTGTGAAAACCCTTGCAAAAAATCCTGCTTTTGCTAGGGATCCTAGTCAACTACAATTTGAAGCTGACATTAACCGCTTATTCCTTTATACAAG CTACAATCTGTTGGGAAAGAATGCTGATGAAGCAGATGCGGAAGAGATTATTGAAATTGCCAATAAAGCCTCTTTTGCTGATCAACAAATGcaagtaaaagaaaatgttCATTCTCAAATCAAAGCATTTTGCACGTACATGGATGAAATGCTTCTTCCAAATGAAAAGAGGGTGAATGATCCCATGGAATTATCTCAGCAGGAAAACAGTTCACCTCACCATAGTGGGCTAAATTCTGCTAAAG TTGTCTCTAAACAAAGATCATATACCCAAGCAGAAGTTTCTCAGAAGTTAAAAGATCAACTTGGCTACAAGCTTAATGTTAAACCTTCTCAAATATCTCACAAGGATTCTGGCCAAGGTCTATTTTTAGATGGTGCAGCTGATGTTGGTGCCGTAATTGCCTTTTATCCTGGTGTGGTCTATTCTCCAGCTTATTACCAATATATTCCCGGATACCTTGATGAGCAGAACCCCTATTTGATTACAAGATATGACGGGACTGTCATTGATGCCCAACCTTGGGGTTGTGGAGGTGAAGGGCCGGAACGATTCAATGGTAGAAAAATGTTAGAAAGAAAGCTTGACAATGAAGGAGCTGAGAAGGGTTCAGACAGAATGAGTAAACCTTTGGAAGGTTCCCAGGTAGAAAATGACAATGAAAATGATGATGTAGAGCGCAGAAACCCGTTGGCCTTGGCACATTTTGCTAATCACCCCGCAAAAGGGATGCTTCCAAATGTCATGATTTGCCCTTATGACTTTCCATTGACTGAAAACAACATGAGAGTTTACATACCCAACATATTATTTGGAAACGCAGAAGTAAACATCAAGAGACTTGGCAGCTTTTGGTTCAAATCTGGAGTTTCAAGAAATAGTCAATCAGATGTTCTTACCCTGAAAACTGTTGTTCTGGTAGCAACTAGGAGTCTTCAAGATGAAGAACTGCTCCTGAACTACAGGCTGAGCAACTCTAAGAAGTGGCCAGAATGGTATGCTCCAGTGGATGAAGAAGAGGACATAATGACAGGAAAAGATGAAAGTAGCCAATGA
- the LOC114376605 gene encoding uncharacterized protein LOC114376605 isoform X1: MTFKVFNCVSVVNGSFFLPKSPMAFLFQKFQEAVKTLAKNPAFARDPSQLQFEADINRLFLYTSYNLLGKNADEADAEEIIEIANKASFADQQMQVKENVHSQIKAFCTYMDEMLLPNEKRVNDPMELSQQENSSPHHSGLNSAKVVSKQRSYTQAEVSQKLKDQLGYKLNVKPSQISHKDSGQGLFLDGAADVGAVIAFYPGVVYSPAYYQYIPGYLDEQNPYLITRYDGTVIDAQPWGCGGEGPERFNGRKMLERKLDNEGAEKGSDRMSKPLEGSQVENDNENDDVERRNPLALAHFANHPAKGMLPNVMICPYDFPLTENNMRVYIPNILFGNAEVNIKRLGSFWFKSGVSRNSQSDVLTLKTVVLVATRSLQDEELLLNYRLSNSKKWPEWYAPVDEEEDIMTGKDESSQ; encoded by the exons ATGACTTTTAAAGTCTTCAATTGTGTGAGT GTTGTGAATGGTAGCTTCTTCCTCCCCAAATCACCGATGGCTTTTTTATTTCAGAAATTTCAAGAG GCTGTGAAAACCCTTGCAAAAAATCCTGCTTTTGCTAGGGATCCTAGTCAACTACAATTTGAAGCTGACATTAACCGCTTATTCCTTTATACAAG CTACAATCTGTTGGGAAAGAATGCTGATGAAGCAGATGCGGAAGAGATTATTGAAATTGCCAATAAAGCCTCTTTTGCTGATCAACAAATGcaagtaaaagaaaatgttCATTCTCAAATCAAAGCATTTTGCACGTACATGGATGAAATGCTTCTTCCAAATGAAAAGAGGGTGAATGATCCCATGGAATTATCTCAGCAGGAAAACAGTTCACCTCACCATAGTGGGCTAAATTCTGCTAAAG TTGTCTCTAAACAAAGATCATATACCCAAGCAGAAGTTTCTCAGAAGTTAAAAGATCAACTTGGCTACAAGCTTAATGTTAAACCTTCTCAAATATCTCACAAGGATTCTGGCCAAGGTCTATTTTTAGATGGTGCAGCTGATGTTGGTGCCGTAATTGCCTTTTATCCTGGTGTGGTCTATTCTCCAGCTTATTACCAATATATTCCCGGATACCTTGATGAGCAGAACCCCTATTTGATTACAAGATATGACGGGACTGTCATTGATGCCCAACCTTGGGGTTGTGGAGGTGAAGGGCCGGAACGATTCAATGGTAGAAAAATGTTAGAAAGAAAGCTTGACAATGAAGGAGCTGAGAAGGGTTCAGACAGAATGAGTAAACCTTTGGAAGGTTCCCAGGTAGAAAATGACAATGAAAATGATGATGTAGAGCGCAGAAACCCGTTGGCCTTGGCACATTTTGCTAATCACCCCGCAAAAGGGATGCTTCCAAATGTCATGATTTGCCCTTATGACTTTCCATTGACTGAAAACAACATGAGAGTTTACATACCCAACATATTATTTGGAAACGCAGAAGTAAACATCAAGAGACTTGGCAGCTTTTGGTTCAAATCTGGAGTTTCAAGAAATAGTCAATCAGATGTTCTTACCCTGAAAACTGTTGTTCTGGTAGCAACTAGGAGTCTTCAAGATGAAGAACTGCTCCTGAACTACAGGCTGAGCAACTCTAAGAAGTGGCCAGAATGGTATGCTCCAGTGGATGAAGAAGAGGACATAATGACAGGAAAAGATGAAAGTAGCCAATGA